Proteins from a genomic interval of Salinarchaeum sp. Harcht-Bsk1:
- a CDS encoding heme-binding protein, with amino-acid sequence MPRPPETDEGWYVLHDLRTVDWDAWREAPERERDRAIAEGREYLEDAVAVADADGGDSAVFAVLGHEADLMVVHLRPTLDDLDYLERQFAQTALAGYTERTASYVSVTEASGYTGAEDYFDPDAEADPGIRNYIESRLYPEIPDSEFVSFYPMDKRREPEQNWYDLSFEERAEYMDAHGDIGRSYAGKVSQIISGSVGLDDFEWGITLFADDPTDVKDLLYEMRFDPSSSRFAEFGPFYSGRQFLPADLEPFLAGERVPTTDPSAEDGDAGRSALDEALADLEVEPPADGHAVLVTSEADAEAVQEEVDGLRGNFEHYDTHRGTEVHPTDDGAAVVSVWETSSAADTASGFLAEIAGAVETQVGPVGDAVADGEEESDAASDAAAGDADAQGDGGTAASTDPGIRADLEEQGIYAGTPHGEDVFALVCYSEADVDELAAEVEDLADGFDRYDTHRGTEVYEATDEGRDDAGRDAQPAVVSLWDTEDAAGTASDYLSDLPGIVREAGEGEGFGTMGMFYTVKPEHREDFTEQFDVVGDLLGDMDGHRETTLYANREDPNDMFIASQWASKDDAMEFFRSDAFADTVEWGRDVLADRPRHVFLA; translated from the coding sequence ATGCCACGACCGCCCGAAACCGACGAGGGCTGGTACGTGCTCCACGACCTACGGACGGTCGACTGGGACGCCTGGCGCGAGGCGCCCGAACGGGAGCGCGACCGCGCGATCGCCGAGGGCCGCGAGTATCTCGAAGACGCAGTCGCCGTCGCGGACGCCGACGGTGGCGACTCAGCCGTGTTCGCCGTGCTTGGCCACGAGGCGGACCTCATGGTCGTCCACCTCCGGCCGACCCTCGACGACCTGGACTACCTCGAGCGACAGTTCGCCCAGACCGCGCTCGCGGGCTACACCGAGCGCACGGCGTCCTACGTCTCCGTCACGGAGGCCTCCGGCTACACTGGCGCGGAGGACTACTTCGATCCCGACGCCGAGGCGGATCCGGGCATCCGGAACTACATCGAGTCGCGGCTCTACCCCGAGATTCCCGACTCGGAGTTCGTGAGTTTCTATCCGATGGACAAGCGCCGCGAGCCAGAGCAGAACTGGTACGACCTCTCCTTCGAGGAGCGCGCGGAGTACATGGACGCTCACGGCGACATCGGCCGCTCCTACGCGGGCAAGGTCAGCCAGATCATCTCCGGCTCCGTCGGTCTCGACGACTTCGAGTGGGGCATCACGCTGTTCGCCGACGACCCGACGGACGTGAAGGACCTGCTCTACGAGATGCGCTTCGATCCCTCCAGTTCGCGGTTCGCGGAGTTCGGCCCGTTCTACTCCGGCCGACAGTTCCTGCCCGCCGACCTGGAGCCCTTCCTTGCCGGGGAGCGCGTGCCGACGACAGATCCTTCGGCCGAGGACGGCGACGCCGGTCGATCCGCGCTCGACGAGGCCCTCGCCGACCTCGAGGTCGAGCCGCCCGCGGACGGCCACGCCGTCCTCGTCACGTCCGAGGCCGACGCCGAGGCCGTCCAGGAGGAGGTGGACGGACTCCGTGGCAACTTCGAGCACTACGACACCCACCGCGGCACCGAGGTCCACCCGACGGACGACGGCGCGGCGGTCGTCTCCGTCTGGGAGACCTCGTCGGCGGCCGACACCGCCAGCGGGTTCCTCGCGGAGATTGCCGGCGCCGTCGAGACCCAGGTCGGACCGGTCGGTGACGCGGTAGCGGACGGGGAGGAGGAATCGGATGCGGCCAGCGACGCCGCTGCAGGAGACGCCGACGCGCAGGGCGACGGTGGCACCGCAGCGTCCACCGATCCGGGCATCCGCGCCGACCTCGAGGAGCAGGGCATCTACGCCGGCACGCCCCACGGCGAGGACGTGTTCGCGCTCGTGTGTTACTCCGAGGCCGACGTCGACGAACTGGCCGCGGAGGTCGAGGACCTCGCGGACGGCTTCGACCGCTACGACACCCACCGCGGCACCGAGGTCTACGAGGCCACCGACGAGGGCCGCGACGATGCCGGGCGCGACGCCCAGCCAGCCGTCGTCTCCCTCTGGGACACCGAGGACGCCGCCGGCACGGCTAGCGACTACCTCTCCGACTTGCCGGGCATCGTCCGGGAAGCCGGCGAGGGCGAGGGCTTCGGCACGATGGGAATGTTCTATACCGTCAAGCCAGAGCACCGTGAGGACTTCACCGAGCAGTTCGACGTCGTCGGCGACCTGCTCGGCGACATGGACGGCCACCGCGAGACGACGCTGTACGCCAACCGCGAGGATCCCAACGACATGTTCATCGCCTCGCAGTGGGCGAGCAAGGACGACGCGATGGAATTCTTCCGCTCCGACGCCTTCGCGGACACCGTCGAGTGGGGCCGCGACGTGCTCGCGGACCGCCCGCGCCACGTCTTCCTGGCCTGA
- the dpsA gene encoding DNA starvation/stationary phase protection protein DpsA: MSTQKTVRQEAGTVEGSDALRMPADKAEEIVEALQTDLADTYVLYHQLKKHHWIVEGAEFLDLHLFLGEAAEDAEEAADVLAERVQALGGVPHSGGATFEEHATIEPEDEDAYDIRTSLEHDMECYGDVIESLREHIALANNLGDYTTEEELREILEETEEHAHHIEHYLEDDTLVFEGAME, translated from the coding sequence ATGAGCACCCAGAAGACCGTCCGTCAGGAAGCAGGCACCGTCGAGGGCAGCGACGCGCTCCGGATGCCCGCTGACAAGGCCGAGGAGATCGTCGAGGCCCTCCAGACCGACCTCGCCGACACGTACGTCCTCTACCACCAGCTGAAGAAGCACCACTGGATCGTCGAAGGCGCCGAGTTCCTCGACCTGCACCTGTTCCTCGGAGAGGCTGCGGAGGACGCAGAGGAGGCCGCCGACGTCCTCGCCGAGCGCGTCCAGGCGCTCGGCGGCGTCCCGCACTCCGGCGGCGCCACCTTCGAGGAACACGCCACGATCGAGCCCGAGGACGAGGACGCCTACGACATCCGCACCTCGCTCGAGCACGACATGGAGTGCTACGGCGACGTCATCGAGTCCCTCCGCGAGCACATCGCGCTCGCGAACAACCTCGGCGACTACACGACCGAGGAGGAGCTCCGCGAGATCCTCGAGGAGACCGAGGAACACGCTCACCACATCGAGCACTACCTCGAGGACGACACCCTCGTCTTCGAGGGCGCGATGGAATAG
- a CDS encoding site-2 protease family protein, producing MNLVLWIVVGILAYWLLAVTLDRQGVLPEWVHVSGPLLTLHTQRGKDVLDWLARPKRFWRAWANVGLGIALVVMVLSFLFVILSAILTIQNPGSASQVTEPRNVVVIPGFNDFLPLEVAPEILLGLLVGLVVHEGGHGLLCRVEDIEIESMGLALLSIIPMGAFVEPDEESQRKANRGGRSRMFAAGVTNNFLITVLAFALLFGPVIGSIGLAAGAGVGGALSGSPADEAGISGGDRIVAVENQSVETNEELQAVLANESDRRITIETGDGERLSVDRRLIVTGALEDSGVDAGSEVVAVDGTAVSTTPAFREQLRAAGDRATLTVENDTATHDVAITVGARVVVVPDGPLADAGASRNDDLTIVSMGEERIVDQEDIGEAIDGLEPGETVTVVGYVEGDRQTFDVEMGRDDGEAYLGVRGYPGIDGLTVDDLGVRYYPAGNYLAVLGGDGSVDGLPTDSFVGKTFYAVFLPIAGFAGGNALPFNFAGFTDQIQSFYVVEGPLAFLGDGVFLLATALFWIGWININLGFFNCIPAFPLDGGHILRTGAESIVSRLPVEADFALTKVITVSVGLLMGLGLVVMIFGPRYFL from the coding sequence ATGAACCTCGTGCTGTGGATCGTCGTCGGGATCCTCGCCTACTGGTTGCTGGCGGTGACGCTCGATCGCCAGGGGGTCCTGCCAGAGTGGGTCCACGTCAGTGGTCCGCTCCTGACGCTGCACACCCAGCGAGGCAAGGACGTCCTCGACTGGCTCGCGCGGCCCAAGCGGTTCTGGCGTGCGTGGGCCAACGTCGGCCTCGGGATCGCGCTCGTCGTGATGGTCCTGTCCTTCCTCTTCGTGATTCTCTCGGCGATCCTCACGATCCAGAACCCCGGCTCCGCCTCCCAGGTCACGGAGCCACGGAACGTCGTCGTGATTCCGGGATTCAACGACTTTCTACCGCTGGAGGTCGCCCCCGAGATCCTGCTGGGCTTGCTCGTCGGGCTGGTCGTGCACGAGGGAGGTCACGGCCTGCTCTGTCGGGTCGAGGACATCGAGATCGAGTCGATGGGGCTGGCGCTGCTGTCGATTATTCCGATGGGCGCGTTCGTCGAACCGGACGAGGAGAGCCAGCGGAAGGCCAATCGCGGCGGCCGCTCGCGGATGTTCGCCGCCGGCGTCACCAACAACTTCCTGATCACGGTGCTGGCGTTCGCGCTCCTCTTCGGGCCGGTGATCGGCTCGATCGGGCTCGCCGCCGGCGCGGGCGTCGGCGGTGCGCTCTCGGGCTCCCCCGCCGACGAGGCCGGCATCAGTGGCGGGGATCGCATCGTCGCGGTCGAGAACCAGTCCGTCGAGACGAACGAGGAACTCCAGGCCGTCCTCGCCAACGAGTCCGACCGCCGGATCACGATCGAGACCGGCGACGGCGAGCGCCTCAGCGTCGACCGGCGCTTGATCGTCACCGGTGCGCTCGAGGACAGCGGCGTCGACGCGGGCAGCGAGGTGGTCGCGGTCGACGGCACCGCCGTCAGCACGACCCCGGCCTTCCGTGAGCAGCTCCGGGCGGCAGGCGATCGCGCCACGCTGACGGTCGAGAACGACACTGCGACCCACGACGTGGCGATCACCGTCGGTGCTCGGGTCGTCGTCGTTCCCGACGGTCCGCTCGCGGACGCCGGGGCGTCCCGAAACGACGACCTGACCATCGTCTCGATGGGCGAGGAACGGATCGTCGATCAGGAGGACATCGGCGAAGCCATCGACGGGCTGGAGCCCGGCGAGACCGTCACGGTCGTCGGCTACGTCGAGGGCGACCGCCAGACCTTCGACGTGGAGATGGGCCGAGACGACGGCGAGGCGTACCTCGGTGTGCGTGGCTATCCGGGCATCGACGGCCTCACCGTGGACGACCTCGGGGTGCGGTACTACCCCGCCGGGAACTACCTCGCCGTCCTCGGCGGGGACGGCTCCGTCGATGGGCTCCCGACCGACTCTTTCGTCGGCAAGACGTTCTACGCCGTCTTCCTGCCGATCGCGGGCTTCGCGGGTGGCAACGCCCTCCCGTTCAACTTCGCCGGCTTCACCGACCAGATCCAGTCGTTCTACGTCGTCGAGGGGCCACTGGCGTTCCTCGGCGACGGCGTGTTCCTGCTCGCGACGGCGCTGTTCTGGATCGGGTGGATCAACATCAACCTCGGCTTCTTCAACTGCATCCCGGCTTTCCCGCTGGACGGCGGCCACATCCTCCGGACCGGCGCGGAGTCGATCGTCTCCCGGTTGCCGGTCGAGGCGGACTTCGCGCTGACGAAGGTGATCACGGTCTCCGTCGGCCTGCTGATGGGCCTCGGGCTAGTCGTGATGATCTTCGGGCCGCGGTACTTCCTGTAG
- the pyrH gene encoding UMP kinase, whose product MNVVVSVGGSVLSPGDPERVAAHAAVVEALHDAGHEVSVVVGGGSTALEYIEVARELGANEMKLDDIGIAATRLNARLLIEAIGEAAVQTPPETYDEASVALRRGDVAVMGGVAPAQTTDAVSAALAEYVDADLLVYGTSVSGVYTADPKKDPDAEHIPEISAADLVERIAGIEMNAGAAAPVDLLAAKVIQRSGLRTIVLDGTEPERIQRAVETGEHDGTDVLPENGGADPDDWSTGSVTDAAGGDE is encoded by the coding sequence ATGAACGTCGTCGTTTCGGTGGGTGGAAGCGTGCTCTCGCCGGGGGATCCCGAGCGCGTCGCAGCCCACGCGGCAGTCGTCGAAGCGCTGCACGACGCCGGCCACGAGGTGTCGGTCGTGGTCGGCGGCGGATCGACCGCGCTCGAGTACATCGAGGTCGCCCGCGAGCTTGGCGCCAACGAGATGAAGCTCGACGACATCGGGATCGCGGCGACGCGGCTGAACGCGCGGCTCCTGATCGAAGCGATCGGCGAGGCCGCCGTCCAGACGCCGCCGGAGACCTACGACGAGGCCAGCGTGGCGCTCCGCCGCGGCGACGTCGCGGTGATGGGTGGCGTCGCGCCGGCCCAGACGACCGACGCCGTCAGCGCCGCACTCGCGGAGTACGTCGACGCCGACCTCCTCGTCTACGGTACGAGCGTCTCGGGCGTCTACACCGCCGATCCGAAGAAAGATCCCGACGCCGAGCACATCCCCGAGATCTCCGCCGCCGACCTCGTCGAGCGCATCGCTGGCATCGAGATGAACGCGGGCGCCGCCGCGCCGGTCGACTTGCTCGCCGCGAAGGTGATCCAGCGCTCGGGTCTCCGGACGATCGTCCTCGACGGCACCGAACCGGAGCGGATCCAGCGGGCCGTCGAGACCGGCGAGCACGACGGAACCGACGTGCTGCCGGAAAACGGCGGCGCCGACCCCGACGACTGGAGCACTGGCTCGGTGACCGACGCCGCCGGCGGGGACGAATGA
- the nirK gene encoding copper-containing nitrite reductase — MEFPDSSRRGIMTALGAGAALGLAGCISTPADGEVSANESDPVTQQEEESLDAAKETDLDRIAADPEDIPDPVDWSTPRRHEISMTTTERTAEIEPGVTFDYMTFDDRVPGPMVRVRRGDTVHLTLENAEENAMPHNVDFHAVYGPGGGADDTTISPGETAEIEFTAMYPGVHVYHCAVPNMDHHISAGMYGAILVEPEDGLPEVDRELYFGQNEIYTNGAPGEEGHHSFDYEAMKAEEPTYVTLNGEAYAFTGDGYGPVTVDKGERVRIFHASGGPNLTSSWHAIGNVWETYYPNGALASDPDHYVETGPVVPGSVGAAVIDTPVPGPIKLVDHALSRVVHRGMLGVIQVEGEPEPEIFNPDP, encoded by the coding sequence ATGGAATTCCCAGACAGCTCCCGACGGGGGATCATGACGGCACTCGGTGCTGGCGCAGCACTCGGACTGGCAGGGTGTATTTCCACGCCGGCTGACGGCGAAGTGAGCGCGAACGAGAGCGATCCCGTGACCCAGCAGGAGGAAGAGTCGCTCGACGCCGCGAAGGAGACCGACCTCGACCGCATCGCCGCGGACCCCGAGGACATCCCGGACCCGGTGGACTGGTCCACCCCGCGCAGGCACGAGATCAGCATGACGACCACCGAACGGACCGCAGAGATCGAACCCGGCGTCACGTTCGACTACATGACCTTCGACGATCGGGTGCCGGGGCCGATGGTCCGGGTCCGCCGCGGGGACACGGTGCACCTGACCCTCGAGAACGCCGAGGAGAACGCCATGCCGCACAACGTCGACTTCCACGCGGTCTACGGCCCCGGCGGCGGTGCGGACGACACCACCATCAGCCCGGGTGAGACCGCCGAGATCGAGTTCACGGCGATGTACCCCGGCGTCCACGTATACCACTGCGCGGTCCCGAACATGGACCACCACATCAGCGCCGGGATGTACGGCGCGATCCTGGTCGAGCCGGAGGACGGCCTCCCCGAGGTCGACCGCGAGCTGTACTTCGGACAGAACGAGATCTACACGAACGGTGCGCCGGGCGAAGAGGGTCACCACAGCTTCGATTACGAGGCGATGAAGGCCGAGGAGCCGACCTACGTGACCCTCAACGGCGAAGCGTACGCATTCACCGGGGACGGGTACGGTCCCGTCACCGTGGACAAGGGCGAGCGCGTCCGGATCTTCCACGCCAGCGGCGGACCCAACCTCACCAGCTCCTGGCACGCGATCGGGAACGTCTGGGAGACGTACTACCCCAACGGCGCGCTGGCGTCCGATCCCGACCACTACGTCGAGACGGGGCCCGTCGTGCCAGGCTCCGTCGGCGCGGCCGTGATCGACACGCCGGTGCCCGGTCCTATCAAGCTCGTCGACCACGCGCTCTCCCGCGTCGTCCACCGGGGGATGCTCGGAGTGATCCAGGTCGAAGGCGAACCCGAACCCGAGATCTTCAATCCCGATCCCTGA
- a CDS encoding PadR family transcriptional regulator: MEHSGPPKGLVSYLVLELLEEKPRYGYEILKEIEAISGGHWEPSYGSVYPVLYKFEEEGWAERIEREDEPDRKYFQLTADGEDELADRREESAGKAHDFADTILGFYHVYVALARDERLDVPCKPDAWCFDEEFSAWMIEQMIRHHERDFGEFERIDATPEEFYAAHGVEMDD; this comes from the coding sequence ATGGAGCACAGTGGGCCACCGAAGGGCCTCGTTTCTTACCTCGTGTTGGAGCTACTCGAAGAGAAGCCGCGCTACGGCTACGAGATTCTAAAAGAAATCGAGGCGATCAGCGGTGGCCACTGGGAGCCCTCCTACGGCTCCGTCTACCCCGTCCTCTACAAGTTCGAAGAGGAAGGGTGGGCAGAGCGCATCGAGCGCGAAGACGAGCCGGATCGCAAGTACTTCCAGCTCACCGCCGATGGCGAGGACGAACTCGCTGACCGCCGCGAGGAGAGCGCCGGCAAGGCCCACGACTTCGCGGACACCATCCTCGGGTTCTACCACGTCTACGTCGCGCTCGCCCGCGACGAGCGCCTCGACGTTCCCTGCAAGCCCGACGCCTGGTGCTTCGACGAGGAGTTCAGCGCCTGGATGATCGAGCAGATGATTCGCCACCACGAGCGGGACTTCGGCGAGTTCGAGCGTATCGACGCCACCCCCGAGGAGTTCTACGCGGCCCACGGCGTCGAGATGGACGACTGA
- a CDS encoding DUF502 domain-containing protein has protein sequence MWSSIKRDAASGLIVLTPLFATIYTLWWVFNFVAGVPLMGTIAQRITVLHVLDPAVARVLLTIGVLLGSLLLASWLMRTKLGPFLDDRIEASVNTLPGFRVVYNASKIAIETVVDEDVDLNSPAKVELWNDARMTAFPTGREADDGRTTVYVPASPVIFVGWVIELEESRVIPADESVEDALIRVISAGFADRSEPPSEAKARSLEASGESRHGK, from the coding sequence GTGTGGTCGTCGATCAAGCGAGACGCCGCTAGCGGGCTCATCGTCTTGACGCCCCTGTTCGCGACCATCTACACCCTCTGGTGGGTGTTCAACTTCGTCGCTGGCGTCCCGCTGATGGGCACCATCGCGCAGCGGATCACCGTGCTCCACGTCCTCGATCCCGCAGTCGCACGAGTGCTCCTCACGATCGGCGTGCTCCTCGGCTCGCTCCTGCTCGCCTCCTGGTTGATGCGCACGAAGCTCGGCCCCTTCCTCGACGATCGGATCGAGGCGAGCGTCAACACCCTCCCCGGCTTTCGCGTCGTCTACAACGCCTCGAAGATCGCGATCGAGACCGTCGTCGACGAGGACGTCGACCTCAACTCGCCCGCGAAGGTCGAACTGTGGAACGACGCCCGGATGACGGCGTTTCCGACCGGCCGGGAAGCCGACGACGGCCGAACGACCGTGTACGTTCCTGCCTCCCCGGTCATCTTCGTCGGCTGGGTCATCGAACTCGAGGAATCCCGCGTGATCCCCGCCGACGAGTCCGTCGAGGACGCGCTCATTCGCGTTATCTCCGCGGGGTTCGCCGATCGCTCCGAGCCGCCCAGTGAGGCGAAGGCGCGGTCGCTGGAGGCCAGCGGGGAATCGCGTCACGGGAAGTGA
- a CDS encoding carbohydrate kinase, translating to MTETPPLVAGETLIDFVPETAEPLAAVERFDRRAGGAPANVAVGLARLGRTPQFWTRVGADPFGDFLADRLAEEGIPERFVERDDEAATTLAFVSGADEGPRFSFYRDGTADTRLQDGTVPDEALDSSPLVHAGGVALADEPARSATLDLLDRATAADCTVSFDPNVRPELWANDAELATICGWAIEETDVLIATPDELETLGYEGDDPETLASAAAEDGPHTVVLTMGEVGALALATGDAPWGPATERHEGYAIDAVDDTGAGDAFSAGLIDALDRVTRRDDPSTASLGDALAFANAVAAMSTTERGAMEALPTKRNVEVFLES from the coding sequence ATGACCGAGACGCCGCCGCTCGTCGCGGGCGAGACGCTGATCGACTTCGTGCCCGAGACCGCCGAGCCACTCGCGGCCGTCGAGCGCTTCGATCGCCGCGCCGGCGGCGCGCCCGCCAACGTCGCGGTCGGACTCGCACGCCTGGGCCGGACGCCACAGTTCTGGACGCGGGTCGGCGCCGACCCCTTCGGCGACTTCCTCGCCGACCGTCTCGCCGAGGAAGGCATCCCCGAGCGGTTCGTCGAGCGCGACGACGAGGCTGCCACCACGCTTGCCTTCGTCAGCGGCGCCGACGAGGGCCCTCGATTCTCCTTCTACCGCGACGGCACCGCCGACACTCGGCTCCAGGACGGTACCGTGCCCGACGAGGCCCTCGACTCCTCGCCCTTGGTTCACGCCGGTGGCGTCGCCCTCGCGGACGAACCGGCCCGGAGCGCGACGCTCGACCTCCTCGACCGCGCCACTGCCGCCGACTGTACGGTCTCGTTCGATCCGAACGTCCGCCCCGAACTCTGGGCCAACGACGCCGAACTCGCGACGATCTGTGGCTGGGCGATCGAGGAGACGGACGTCTTGATCGCGACGCCCGACGAGCTCGAGACGCTCGGGTACGAGGGCGACGACCCGGAGACGCTCGCCAGCGCGGCGGCGGAGGACGGCCCGCATACGGTCGTCCTGACGATGGGCGAGGTCGGTGCGCTCGCGCTGGCCACGGGGGACGCCCCCTGGGGGCCAGCGACGGAGCGCCACGAGGGGTACGCGATCGACGCCGTCGACGACACCGGCGCGGGCGACGCGTTCTCTGCCGGGCTGATCGACGCGCTCGATCGAGTGACCCGTCGCGACGATCCATCGACGGCGTCGCTCGGAGACGCCCTCGCGTTCGCGAACGCGGTGGCTGCCATGTCGACCACCGAACGAGGGGCGATGGAAGCGCTCCCGACGAAGCGCAACGTCGAAGTGTTCCTCGAGTCCTGA
- the lysS gene encoding lysine--tRNA ligase, giving the protein MSTDDDAGERSTTGAPATGSDDDLSASDDADPYTLQATGGEDAEQTQDADAGYHSFWADEIADQIEARDPEEPIVIKGGISPSGIPHLGNANEIVLPYFVAEVLRERGFEVRQIFTTDDRDPLRGLPRKLADLDGEIVGLGDVDAAALGQNLGKPYTDIPDPFGCCDSYGAHFSTLIAGIAEQLQVPVDVVSNTELYESGALDDQTRLVLEREDLARETLAQYQDKVDEDYVPFNPICEECGKLTETVTSVDLDAGGPVPGADDPTAETDSDDASATPIGTVDYRCTDLDAGDDTIEGCGHEGTATLREGKLPWRFEWVAQWAELGVDFEPFGKDHAEGSWPSGVDVAETVFEIEPPLPMVYEWFTLDGEPFSSSGGHVVLVSEVLELIEPEVVRYFFAKDPSKARDFSIEHLDQLVAEFDRIERLYFAAAEGATADSLDATEAEVAFAERVYPFLVDEVREERIRIPYPFAAVLGMTDDPELREEIARREGHVPDDAPEWAVEEALDRVERAREWARSTDNEYNYELKRESMPDIDIDADTEAALDDLADFIAANDDPDAIQGEVYEAAKRHDLDVGEFFATGYRLFFDQEEGPQLGNFLAKLDEAFVLRRLRREG; this is encoded by the coding sequence ATGAGCACTGACGACGACGCGGGCGAGCGATCGACGACCGGCGCTCCCGCCACCGGGAGCGACGACGACCTCTCCGCCAGCGACGACGCGGATCCCTACACCCTGCAGGCGACCGGCGGCGAGGACGCCGAACAGACCCAGGACGCCGACGCCGGGTACCACTCCTTCTGGGCGGACGAGATAGCGGATCAGATTGAGGCCCGGGACCCCGAGGAACCGATCGTGATCAAGGGCGGCATCTCGCCGTCGGGCATCCCCCACCTCGGCAACGCCAACGAGATCGTCCTCCCCTACTTCGTCGCCGAGGTCCTCCGGGAGCGCGGGTTCGAGGTGCGCCAGATCTTCACGACGGACGACCGCGACCCGCTCCGCGGACTCCCCCGCAAACTCGCGGACCTCGACGGCGAGATCGTCGGGCTGGGCGACGTCGACGCCGCCGCACTCGGACAGAACCTCGGCAAACCCTACACCGACATTCCCGATCCGTTCGGCTGCTGTGACTCCTACGGCGCCCACTTCTCGACGCTGATCGCCGGCATCGCCGAGCAACTGCAGGTGCCGGTCGACGTGGTCTCGAACACGGAGCTGTACGAATCGGGGGCGCTCGACGACCAGACACGACTCGTCCTCGAACGGGAGGACCTCGCTCGCGAAACGCTTGCGCAGTACCAGGACAAGGTCGACGAGGACTACGTCCCGTTCAACCCGATCTGCGAGGAGTGCGGGAAGCTCACCGAGACGGTCACGTCAGTCGATCTCGATGCTGGCGGCCCCGTCCCCGGGGCCGACGACCCGACGGCCGAGACCGACTCTGACGATGCCAGTGCCACGCCGATCGGCACCGTCGACTACCGCTGTACGGACCTCGACGCCGGCGACGACACGATCGAGGGCTGCGGGCACGAGGGCACCGCGACGCTCCGCGAGGGGAAGCTGCCCTGGCGCTTCGAGTGGGTCGCCCAGTGGGCGGAACTCGGCGTCGACTTCGAACCGTTCGGCAAGGATCACGCCGAGGGCTCCTGGCCGAGCGGCGTCGACGTCGCGGAGACGGTCTTCGAAATCGAGCCGCCGCTCCCCATGGTCTACGAGTGGTTCACGCTCGACGGCGAGCCCTTCTCCTCCTCGGGCGGTCACGTCGTCCTGGTCTCGGAGGTCCTCGAGTTGATCGAGCCGGAGGTCGTCCGATACTTCTTCGCGAAGGACCCGTCGAAGGCCCGGGACTTCTCGATCGAGCACCTCGACCAGCTGGTCGCCGAGTTCGACCGCATCGAGCGGCTGTACTTCGCCGCGGCGGAGGGCGCCACCGCCGACTCCCTCGACGCGACAGAGGCCGAGGTGGCGTTCGCGGAGCGCGTCTACCCATTCCTCGTCGACGAAGTGCGCGAGGAACGGATCCGCATCCCCTATCCCTTCGCCGCCGTGCTCGGCATGACCGACGATCCGGAACTCCGCGAGGAGATCGCCCGGCGAGAAGGCCACGTCCCAGACGACGCTCCGGAGTGGGCCGTCGAGGAGGCCCTGGACCGCGTCGAACGCGCCCGGGAGTGGGCCCGCAGCACGGACAACGAGTACAACTACGAACTCAAGCGCGAGTCGATGCCCGATATCGACATCGATGCCGACACCGAGGCGGCGCTCGACGACCTCGCCGATTTCATCGCCGCGAACGACGATCCCGACGCGATCCAGGGCGAGGTCTACGAGGCCGCCAAGCGCCACGACCTCGACGTCGGCGAGTTCTTCGCGACGGGGTACCGGCTCTTCTTCGACCAGGAGGAGGGCCCGCAGCTCGGCAATTTTCTCGCGAAGCTCGACGAGGCGTTCGTCCTGCGGCGGCTGCGACGGGAGGGGTAG